A genome region from Diorhabda carinulata isolate Delta chromosome 2, icDioCari1.1, whole genome shotgun sequence includes the following:
- the LOC130903793 gene encoding uncharacterized protein LOC130903793 has translation MFKTYFDKLNASLETLTNGVDRAFCVELDMRLEKMAELFPAFDAIQNKIEFLADEDELGNQFTERQNFEDNFYRFSTRNLLTKHNFYELDNGEEFLRSTSSGSSSHRSKTEHVALKSLPKLPIPTFSGKSENWLEFRDTFSFLVHKNERLDNIEKFHFLRGALDGDAKQFIGTLEFSDSGYGVAWNLLLERFKNTSLLVNNNLECLVNLPEIRKENAVDLRKMLDILVKNLRSLNSLGVNTEYWDIMVIFLACSKLDLHTKREWEERKNKAALPTLDEFKSFLKGKVDSLEGLGMNNSVSIIKEKCLYRAKLKSYVSVNQKCAFCNADHFIQNCKSFFELNTYARFQKALHLKVGLNCLRPGHMSKDCSQRGCKKCGSKHNVLLHYDKNKNNSILLGSSNGSVGSAISESGLVKSKEETSLDEPKDSVPTTSNV, from the coding sequence ATGTTCAAAACTTATTTTGACAAGTTGAATGCTTCCTTGGAAACGTTAACGAATGGTGTTGATAGGGCTTTTTGTGTGGAATTAGATATGCGCTTAGAAAAAATGGCCGAATTGTTTCCGGCATTTGATGCGATTCAGAATAAGATAGAATTTTTGGCGGATGAGGATGAGTTGGGAAATCAGTTTACAGAACGTCAGAATTTTGAGGataatttttataggttttcaACGCGTAATTTACTGACAAAACACAATTTCTATGAGCTAGATAATGGAGAAGAATTTTTAAGATCGACTTCTTCAGGTTCAAGTTCCCATCGTAGTAAAACTGAACATGTGGCTCTAAAATCATTGCCAAAACTTCCCATTCCTACCTTTTCTGGAAAATCTGAAAATTGGCTGGAGTTCAGGGATACCTTTTCTTTTTTGGTTCACAAAAATGAAAGATTggataatatagaaaaatttcattttcttcggGGCGCATTGGACGGAGACGCAAAACAGTTTATTGGAACACTCGAATTTTCTGATAGTGGGTATGGTGTTGCTTGGAACCTACTATTAGAAAGGTTTAAGAATACTTCTTTGTTGGTTAATAATAACTTAGAATGTTTGGTCAATTTGCCAGAAATACGAAAGGAAAATGCTGTTGATCTTCGGAAAATGTTggatattttagttaaaaatctTAGATCGCTTAACTCATTGGGGGTGAATACAGAATACTGGGATATAATGGTTATATTTTTAGCATGTTCAAAACTTGATTTGCATACAAAAAGAGAGTGggaggaaagaaaaaataaagctgCATTACCTACCCTTGACGAGTTTAAAAGTTTCCTAAAAGGTAAAGTCGATTCATTGGAAGGCTTAGGGATGAATAACTCTGTAAGTatcattaaagaaaaatgtttatataggGCAAAGCTAAAATCCTACGTTTCTGTTAATCAAAAATGCGCCTTTTGTAATGCtgatcattttattcaaaattgtaagtcatttttcgaattaaacaCTTATGCTAGGTTTCAAAAGGCTTTACACCTTAAGGTTGGTTTAAATTGTCTAAGACCTGGGCATATGAGTAAAGATTGTTCCCAGAGAGGGTGTAAAAAATGTGGGTCTAAACATAATGTTCTTTTAcactatgataaaaataaaaataatagtatcCTCTTGGGCAGCTCAAATGGCAGTGTTGGCTCTGCAATAAGTGAGTCTGGTTTGGTGAAGTCAAAGGAGGAAACTTCATTAGATGAACCGAAGGATTCTGTGCCTACAACTTCTAATGTTTAG